From a region of the Corallococcus coralloides DSM 2259 genome:
- a CDS encoding MBL fold metallo-hydrolase, with the protein MELGFETIGNATLICHDNGPVLVTDPWTDGDAYFGSWTLSHEIPEEQRQSILDCSYVWLSHGHPDHLSMASLEKLRERTLLIPNHVGGRIRDDLLEAGFKVQVLQDREWTRLSPRIRVLCIPDVNQDAVLLVEVGGRLIVNLNDSGDRGQGRFVRRVIKEYSETYLLALSGYGDADMMNFFTEDGRRILPYAAAKTPVGQTIARMAETYGVRYFVPFSSMHKYQRADSVWCSEYTTTLPDYARGFASNTCEMLPAFLRHDFTNDSSVSINPKERTIRPLDPKDFGDDWSERLEADEVKQLEQYFRAVEHLGSVMDFLRFRVGGQEHVIEFNKRRFHKGITFEAPRNSLMTAVKYQVFDDLLIGNFMKTTVHGGFGKGSLYPDFSPYVAKYADNGKARTEAQLRNYFNEYRSRDMVGYLRHQLDAHCVRPLQIQSAELLRALLPPGSNTFRMAKETYWKMRRAIL; encoded by the coding sequence AACGGGCCCGTGCTGGTGACGGACCCCTGGACGGACGGGGACGCGTACTTCGGCAGCTGGACGCTGTCCCACGAGATTCCGGAAGAGCAGCGCCAGTCCATCCTGGACTGCTCCTACGTGTGGCTGTCTCACGGCCACCCGGACCACCTGAGCATGGCCTCGCTGGAGAAGCTGCGCGAGCGCACGCTGCTGATCCCCAACCACGTGGGCGGCCGCATCCGCGACGACCTGCTTGAGGCGGGCTTCAAGGTCCAGGTGCTCCAGGACCGGGAATGGACGCGCCTGTCCCCGCGCATCCGCGTGCTGTGCATCCCGGACGTGAACCAGGACGCGGTGCTGCTGGTGGAGGTGGGCGGCCGGCTCATCGTCAACCTCAACGACTCCGGTGACCGCGGCCAGGGCCGCTTCGTGCGCCGGGTCATCAAGGAGTACAGCGAGACGTACCTCTTGGCCCTGTCCGGCTACGGCGACGCGGACATGATGAACTTCTTCACCGAGGACGGGCGCCGCATCCTCCCGTACGCGGCGGCGAAGACGCCCGTGGGACAGACGATTGCTCGCATGGCGGAGACCTACGGCGTCCGCTACTTCGTCCCCTTCAGCTCCATGCACAAGTACCAGCGCGCCGACAGCGTCTGGTGCTCCGAGTACACCACCACGCTGCCGGACTACGCGCGGGGCTTCGCCTCCAACACCTGCGAGATGCTCCCGGCCTTCCTGCGCCACGACTTCACCAACGACTCCTCCGTCTCCATCAACCCCAAGGAGCGCACCATCCGCCCGCTGGACCCCAAGGACTTCGGGGACGACTGGAGCGAGCGCCTGGAGGCGGACGAGGTGAAGCAGCTGGAGCAGTACTTCCGCGCCGTCGAGCACCTGGGTTCGGTGATGGACTTCCTGCGTTTCCGCGTGGGCGGCCAGGAGCACGTCATCGAGTTCAACAAGCGCCGCTTCCACAAGGGCATCACCTTCGAGGCGCCCCGCAACTCCCTGATGACCGCCGTGAAGTACCAGGTGTTCGACGACCTGCTCATCGGCAACTTCATGAAGACCACCGTGCACGGCGGCTTCGGCAAGGGCAGCCTCTACCCGGACTTCAGCCCCTACGTGGCCAAGTACGCGGACAACGGCAAGGCCCGCACGGAGGCGCAGCTGCGCAACTACTTCAACGAGTACCGGAGCCGCGACATGGTGGGCTACCTGCGCCACCAGCTGGATGCCCACTGCGTGCGCCCCCTCCAGATTCAGTCCGCGGAGCTGCTGCGCGCCCTGCTGCCCCCGGGCTCCAACACCTTCCGCATGGCCAAGGAGACCTATTGGAAGATGCGCCGCGCCATCCTCTAG
- a CDS encoding matrixin family metalloprotease, translating into MLKFRSVAMLAGVSLMLGACGGPESAQESEVKPTWEEFQANAYREPWEGGKIIVNGDEALESEEELKAYFHNVVEAQLGKSQDGLAVYYIGGDIKWNATQKLNLTYCISNNFGSNKTKMVNAMASATAAWQATANVKFVYLSQYDSNCTASQTGVLFDVRPVSGQSYVARAFFPNSSRSGRNVLVDSSAFGATGAWTLTGVIRHELGHTLGFRHEHTRSTASGCYEDNQWRALTSTYDRASVMHYPQCNGTQTGDLVLTTLDKQGARALYP; encoded by the coding sequence ATGCTCAAGTTCCGCTCTGTTGCGATGCTGGCCGGCGTGTCGCTGATGCTCGGTGCGTGCGGTGGTCCCGAGTCCGCGCAGGAGTCCGAGGTGAAGCCGACGTGGGAGGAGTTCCAGGCGAACGCCTACCGCGAGCCGTGGGAGGGCGGGAAGATCATCGTCAACGGGGACGAGGCGCTGGAGTCCGAGGAGGAGCTCAAGGCCTACTTCCACAACGTCGTCGAGGCGCAGCTGGGCAAGTCGCAGGACGGCCTGGCCGTGTACTACATCGGCGGCGACATCAAGTGGAACGCCACCCAGAAGCTGAACCTCACCTACTGCATCAGCAACAACTTCGGCTCGAACAAGACGAAGATGGTGAACGCGATGGCCAGCGCGACGGCGGCCTGGCAGGCCACGGCGAACGTGAAGTTCGTCTACCTGTCCCAGTACGACTCGAACTGCACCGCGTCCCAGACGGGCGTGCTGTTCGACGTGCGTCCGGTGTCGGGCCAGTCCTACGTGGCGCGCGCGTTCTTCCCGAACTCCAGCCGCTCCGGCCGCAACGTCCTGGTGGACAGCAGCGCCTTCGGCGCCACGGGCGCCTGGACGCTCACGGGCGTGATTCGCCACGAGCTGGGCCACACGCTGGGCTTCCGTCACGAGCACACCCGCTCCACCGCGAGCGGCTGCTACGAGGACAACCAGTGGCGCGCGCTGACGTCCACCTACGACCGCGCCTCCGTCATGCACTACCCGCAGTGCAACGGCACCCAGACGGGCGACCTCGTGCTGACGACCCTGGACAAGCAGGGCGCCCGCGCGCTGTACCCGTGA
- a CDS encoding DUF5335 domain-containing protein has product MAHINQEIPREQWASYLAGISKQDATQWVRVESIDAETGDQPLADRLPLVDISLERKGSDAGAVQIIVGREDGRITHRILEPDHVYAELDGETGALECLEIGERGGKTLVFFERPSDADEVSARF; this is encoded by the coding sequence ATGGCACACATCAACCAGGAAATCCCCCGGGAGCAGTGGGCGAGCTACCTCGCCGGCATCAGCAAGCAGGACGCCACCCAGTGGGTGCGCGTGGAGTCCATCGACGCGGAGACTGGCGACCAGCCGCTCGCTGACCGCCTGCCCCTGGTGGACATCTCCCTGGAGCGCAAGGGAAGCGACGCGGGCGCGGTGCAGATCATCGTGGGCCGCGAGGACGGGCGCATCACCCACCGCATCCTCGAACCGGACCACGTCTACGCGGAGCTGGACGGAGAGACGGGCGCGCTGGAGTGCCTGGAGATTGGCGAGCGCGGCGGCAAGACGCTCGTCTTCTTCGAGCGCCCCTCGGACGCCGATGAGGTCTCCGCCCGCTTCTAG
- a CDS encoding AAA family ATPase — translation MSPRSGVEPSAFPEGPPIQERVAALEVLSPQEIDARLGDLGYRGQPEARRAASVLAYRHLRRIRRLYLEGLEPEPGTRENALFLGPTGSGKTFLVELMFREILGVPTVLADATQFSETGYVGDDVSTLLSRLYEAAERDVAWAACGVICMDEFDKLATSRSDSRFSGQQTTKDVSGFGVQRSLLHLLSAAQATFPPDFGFTSRIRSESLDMGCITFIACGAFSGFRGTAATMAHVERMGFGREPGKGGQKDLESIATRITEEHLENTTAFSRYGFIPELIGRFNRLVSFNPLDAATLGDILQDNVLRTWEREFSHEGLELTVDPAVREWIVARALKRETGARGLRTTLAPVLEQAAYEHFGHGKAATVRLVLKDDAVHAVRG, via the coding sequence ATGTCTCCCCGTTCCGGCGTCGAACCCTCCGCCTTCCCCGAAGGCCCGCCCATCCAGGAGCGCGTGGCCGCGCTGGAGGTGCTGTCGCCCCAGGAGATCGACGCGCGCCTGGGCGACCTGGGCTACCGGGGCCAGCCCGAGGCCCGCCGCGCCGCCTCCGTGCTCGCCTACCGCCACCTGCGCCGCATCCGCCGGCTGTACCTGGAGGGGCTGGAGCCCGAGCCCGGCACCCGCGAGAACGCCCTCTTCCTGGGCCCCACCGGCTCCGGCAAGACGTTCCTCGTGGAGCTGATGTTCCGGGAGATCCTGGGCGTGCCCACCGTGCTCGCGGACGCCACCCAGTTCTCCGAGACGGGCTACGTGGGCGACGACGTCAGCACCCTGCTGTCCCGCCTCTACGAAGCCGCGGAGCGCGACGTGGCGTGGGCGGCCTGCGGCGTCATCTGCATGGACGAGTTCGACAAGCTCGCCACCAGCCGCTCCGACAGCCGCTTCTCCGGCCAGCAGACCACCAAGGACGTGAGCGGCTTCGGCGTACAGCGCAGCCTCCTGCACCTGCTCTCCGCGGCGCAGGCCACGTTCCCGCCAGACTTCGGCTTCACCAGCCGGATCCGCTCCGAATCCCTGGACATGGGCTGCATCACCTTCATCGCCTGCGGCGCCTTCAGCGGCTTCCGGGGCACGGCGGCGACCATGGCCCATGTGGAGCGCATGGGCTTCGGCCGCGAGCCCGGCAAGGGCGGCCAGAAGGACCTGGAGTCCATCGCCACGCGCATCACGGAAGAGCACCTGGAGAACACCACCGCGTTCTCCCGCTACGGCTTCATCCCGGAGCTGATTGGCCGCTTCAACCGGCTGGTGTCCTTCAACCCGCTGGACGCGGCCACGCTGGGGGACATCCTCCAGGACAACGTGCTGCGCACCTGGGAGCGCGAGTTCTCCCATGAAGGCCTGGAGCTCACCGTGGACCCCGCCGTGCGCGAGTGGATTGTCGCCCGCGCCCTCAAGCGCGAGACGGGCGCCCGCGGCCTGCGCACCACCCTGGCCCCCGTGCTGGAGCAGGCCGCCTACGAGCACTTCGGCCATGGCAAGGCCGCCACCGTGCGCCTGGTGCTCAAGGACGACGCCGTGCACGCCGTGCGCGGCTGA
- the treZ gene encoding malto-oligosyltrehalose trehalohydrolase: protein MAQSIEARSQAPRLGAWVEGSSVRWRVWAPGHKGVDVVLYDAEDRVLRKVPLTAEADGCFGGALPDLAEGTRYKLSVDGGDPFPDPWSRSQPQGVHGPSEVVVSDHGWTDSHWKGPDPQALVIYEVHVGTATPEGTFEAFIPKLAHLRELGVNTLELLPVASFPGARNWGYDGVDLFAPQATYGGPKGLRKFIDAAHAHGLAVLIDAVYNHFGPDGNYLRAYSPHYFTGKHHTPWGDAVNYDSEGSRFVRSLVLSNVEMWIRDYHADGLRLDAAHALVDEGQPHLLAEIVERAHASASGRRVVVIAEDERNERKLVTPASEGGYGLDGVWADDLHHQLRRAFAGDHEGYYQDYTGSAEDLAATLRQGWFYTGQKSKNLGHARGTDPKGLGPWHFVHCIQNHDQVGNRPLGNRLSEDVSPAAYRAMSTLLLMSPFTPLLFMGQEWNARTPFLYFTDHNAELGKLVTEGRRKEFAGFSRFKGEEVPDPQARDTFTRSTLDWDELDNAEAAGVHTLYKELLRLRATEPVLTSRQGTHDARALGPDAFVLERRAEGDTFLIFVNLRGSLVHTLNPHASAGIVMWSENPRYGGTVEASPLTGNVVRLEGPSAAVVKLRE, encoded by the coding sequence ATGGCTCAATCGATTGAAGCACGGTCCCAAGCGCCCCGGCTGGGTGCATGGGTGGAGGGGTCCTCGGTGCGCTGGCGCGTCTGGGCGCCCGGCCACAAGGGCGTGGACGTCGTCCTCTACGACGCGGAGGACCGCGTCCTGCGCAAGGTGCCGCTCACCGCTGAAGCGGACGGCTGCTTTGGCGGCGCGCTGCCGGACCTGGCCGAGGGCACGCGCTACAAGCTCAGCGTGGACGGCGGAGACCCGTTCCCCGACCCCTGGTCCCGCTCGCAGCCCCAGGGCGTGCACGGCCCGTCGGAGGTGGTGGTCTCCGACCACGGCTGGACGGACTCGCACTGGAAGGGGCCGGATCCGCAAGCGCTGGTCATCTACGAGGTGCACGTGGGCACCGCCACGCCGGAGGGCACCTTCGAGGCGTTCATCCCGAAGCTCGCCCACCTGCGCGAATTGGGCGTGAACACGCTGGAGCTGTTGCCGGTGGCCAGCTTTCCGGGGGCCCGCAACTGGGGCTACGACGGCGTGGACCTCTTCGCGCCGCAGGCCACGTACGGCGGGCCCAAGGGGCTGCGCAAGTTCATCGACGCGGCGCACGCGCACGGGCTCGCGGTGCTCATCGACGCCGTCTACAACCACTTCGGACCGGACGGGAACTACCTGCGCGCGTACTCGCCGCACTACTTCACCGGCAAGCACCACACGCCCTGGGGCGACGCGGTGAACTACGACAGCGAGGGCAGCCGCTTCGTGCGCTCGCTGGTGCTCTCCAACGTGGAGATGTGGATCCGCGACTACCACGCGGACGGCCTGCGCCTGGACGCGGCGCACGCCCTGGTGGATGAAGGCCAGCCGCACCTGCTCGCCGAAATCGTGGAGCGCGCCCACGCCTCCGCCTCCGGCCGCCGCGTGGTCGTCATCGCCGAGGACGAGCGCAACGAGCGCAAGCTCGTCACGCCCGCGTCCGAAGGCGGCTATGGCCTGGACGGCGTCTGGGCGGATGACCTGCACCACCAGCTGCGGCGCGCCTTCGCGGGCGACCACGAAGGCTACTACCAGGACTACACGGGCAGCGCGGAGGACCTGGCCGCCACGCTGCGGCAGGGCTGGTTCTACACGGGCCAGAAGTCGAAGAACCTGGGCCACGCGCGCGGCACGGACCCGAAGGGGCTGGGGCCCTGGCACTTCGTCCACTGCATCCAGAACCATGATCAGGTGGGCAACCGGCCCCTGGGCAACCGCCTGTCGGAAGACGTATCGCCGGCCGCCTACCGCGCCATGAGCACGCTGCTCTTGATGTCGCCCTTCACGCCGCTGCTCTTCATGGGGCAGGAGTGGAACGCGCGCACGCCGTTCCTCTACTTCACGGACCACAACGCGGAGCTGGGCAAGCTCGTCACGGAAGGGCGCCGCAAGGAGTTCGCCGGCTTCTCGCGCTTCAAGGGCGAAGAGGTGCCGGACCCGCAGGCCCGCGACACCTTCACCCGCTCCACGCTGGACTGGGACGAGCTGGACAACGCGGAGGCCGCGGGCGTGCACACGCTCTACAAGGAGCTGTTGCGCCTGCGCGCCACGGAGCCCGTGCTCACCAGCCGCCAGGGCACGCACGACGCCCGGGCGCTGGGGCCGGACGCGTTCGTGCTGGAGCGCCGCGCGGAAGGGGACACGTTCCTCATCTTCGTGAACCTCCGGGGCTCGCTGGTGCACACGCTGAATCCGCACGCGAGCGCGGGCATCGTCATGTGGAGTGAGAACCCGCGCTACGGCGGCACGGTGGAGGCGTCCCCGCTCACCGGCAACGTCGTGCGCCTGGAGGGCCCCTCCGCGGCGGTGGTGAAGCTGCGCGAGTAG
- a CDS encoding discoidin domain-containing protein has translation MSQSHPSPWKRHVTTASALLLLGASAPALAASGFTAVTASGNDGNLPSATIDGNLTTRWSSDGVGQWLRGDLGSVKSLSAVDIAWHRGNERTNTFVLATSTDGTTWSTAVSTKSSGTTANFERYSFTARNARYVRVTVNGNSVNTWASIAEWAAITGAATPTSGKDRFGVTMLYASKSGGEAWTLADNALADSRFDPQDTITRNSDGSWKMKDKQVRMSVFTSTGYDDRKIPTYDRDVLASRGYMQAPNDWKNIEMTGFVKVNAVSDVKDNFAWYARGGKHNDDHSGCEGSSYKAGLHYDGRARWEKETWHVSYDQTPYVTATSALKGRWVGFKAVMRNVTVSSQTAVKLELYVNENADKVTWKKVYDHTDAGRWGGDAQHCGGAVPAAPITWGGPIAVFRWDNATDVDFKWLSVREIQP, from the coding sequence TTGTCTCAATCTCATCCATCGCCGTGGAAGCGGCACGTCACCACCGCGAGCGCGCTCCTGCTGCTCGGGGCCTCTGCACCGGCGCTCGCCGCGTCGGGCTTCACCGCTGTCACCGCCAGTGGGAATGACGGCAACCTGCCGTCCGCGACCATCGACGGCAACCTCACCACGCGCTGGTCCAGCGACGGCGTGGGGCAGTGGCTCCGGGGCGACCTGGGCAGCGTGAAGTCGCTGTCCGCGGTGGACATCGCCTGGCACCGGGGCAACGAGCGCACCAACACGTTCGTCCTCGCCACGTCCACGGACGGCACCACCTGGTCCACGGCCGTGTCCACGAAGTCGTCCGGCACCACCGCGAACTTCGAGCGCTACAGCTTCACCGCGCGCAACGCCCGCTACGTGCGCGTCACCGTCAACGGCAACTCCGTCAACACCTGGGCCAGCATCGCGGAGTGGGCCGCCATCACCGGCGCCGCCACCCCCACGTCCGGCAAGGACCGCTTCGGCGTCACCATGCTCTACGCCTCGAAGTCCGGGGGCGAGGCGTGGACGCTGGCGGACAACGCGCTGGCGGACTCGCGCTTCGACCCGCAGGACACGATTACCCGCAACAGCGACGGCTCCTGGAAGATGAAGGACAAGCAGGTGCGGATGAGCGTCTTCACGTCCACGGGCTACGACGACCGGAAGATTCCCACCTACGACCGGGACGTGCTCGCGAGCCGTGGCTACATGCAGGCGCCGAACGACTGGAAGAACATCGAGATGACCGGCTTCGTGAAGGTCAACGCCGTGTCCGACGTGAAGGACAACTTCGCGTGGTACGCGCGCGGCGGGAAGCACAACGACGACCACTCCGGCTGCGAGGGCAGCAGCTACAAGGCGGGCCTGCACTATGACGGCCGCGCCCGCTGGGAGAAGGAGACCTGGCACGTCTCCTACGACCAGACGCCCTACGTCACCGCCACCTCCGCGCTGAAGGGCCGCTGGGTGGGCTTCAAGGCCGTCATGCGCAACGTCACCGTCAGCAGCCAGACGGCCGTGAAGCTGGAGCTGTACGTCAACGAGAACGCGGACAAGGTGACGTGGAAGAAGGTCTACGACCACACCGACGCGGGCAGGTGGGGCGGCGATGCCCAGCACTGCGGCGGCGCCGTGCCGGCCGCGCCGATTACCTGGGGTGGCCCCATCGCGGTGTTCCGCTGGGACAACGCGACGGACGTGGACTTCAAGTGGCTGAGTGTTCGCGAAATCCAGCCCTGA
- a CDS encoding M20 family metallopeptidase — MNVDQALASSERIWEQEILPALERYIRIPNKSPAFDPDWVKSGHMEQAVQLIADWCRAQATHLPGLTVEVVRLKTADGKDRTPVIYMEVPGTRGEDTVLLYGHLDKQPEMTGWREGLTPWTPVREGDKLFGRGGADDGYSAFASLSALRLLKEQGVPHARCAIVIEACEESGSYDLPAYIEALAPRIGKPSLVVCLDSGCANYEQLWMTTSLRGMIAGNLRVDILTEGVHSGDATGVVASSMRIMRMLLSRVEDEATGHIKVQALHTEIPEGRRQQAKAAAQTMGDELFSKFPWVEGARPVTTDGVELVLNRTWRPALALTGVEGVPALASAGNVLRPFTTWKLSMRIPPRVDPKAAAKALKETLEKDPPYGAKVSFEGDKASVGWDAPPLAGWLSNAVESASKACFGKPAMAMGEGGTIPFMGMLGERFPEAQFLITGLLGPGSNAHGPNEFLHIPTGKKLTAAVASVVADHFKR; from the coding sequence ATGAACGTCGACCAAGCCCTCGCCTCGTCCGAGCGCATCTGGGAGCAGGAAATCCTCCCGGCGCTGGAGCGCTACATCCGCATCCCCAACAAGTCGCCTGCCTTCGACCCGGACTGGGTGAAGTCCGGCCACATGGAGCAGGCCGTCCAGCTCATCGCGGACTGGTGCCGCGCGCAGGCCACGCACCTGCCGGGGCTGACGGTGGAGGTGGTGCGGCTGAAGACGGCGGACGGCAAGGACCGCACGCCGGTCATCTACATGGAGGTGCCGGGCACGCGCGGTGAGGACACCGTGCTCTTGTACGGCCACCTGGACAAGCAGCCGGAGATGACCGGCTGGCGTGAAGGCCTGACGCCGTGGACCCCCGTGCGCGAGGGCGACAAGCTCTTCGGACGCGGCGGCGCGGATGACGGCTACTCCGCGTTCGCGTCGCTGTCCGCGCTGCGGCTGCTGAAGGAGCAGGGCGTGCCGCACGCGCGCTGCGCCATCGTCATCGAGGCGTGCGAGGAGAGCGGCAGCTACGACCTGCCCGCGTACATCGAGGCGCTGGCGCCGCGCATCGGCAAGCCGTCGCTGGTGGTGTGCCTGGACTCGGGCTGCGCGAACTACGAGCAGCTGTGGATGACCACCAGCCTGCGCGGAATGATCGCCGGCAACCTGCGCGTGGACATCCTCACGGAGGGCGTGCACTCCGGTGACGCGACGGGCGTGGTGGCGTCCTCGATGCGCATCATGCGGATGCTCCTGTCGCGCGTGGAGGACGAGGCGACGGGCCACATCAAGGTGCAGGCCCTGCACACGGAGATCCCCGAGGGCCGGCGCCAGCAGGCGAAGGCCGCCGCCCAGACGATGGGCGACGAGCTGTTCTCGAAGTTCCCCTGGGTGGAGGGCGCGCGCCCGGTGACGACGGACGGCGTGGAGCTGGTGCTCAACCGCACCTGGCGGCCGGCGCTGGCGCTGACGGGCGTGGAGGGCGTGCCGGCCCTGGCGAGCGCGGGCAACGTGCTGCGCCCCTTCACGACGTGGAAGCTGTCCATGCGCATCCCGCCGCGCGTGGACCCGAAGGCGGCCGCGAAGGCGCTGAAGGAGACGCTGGAAAAGGATCCGCCGTACGGCGCGAAGGTGTCGTTCGAAGGCGACAAGGCGTCGGTGGGCTGGGACGCGCCGCCGCTGGCCGGCTGGCTGTCGAACGCGGTGGAGTCCGCGTCCAAGGCGTGCTTCGGCAAGCCCGCGATGGCGATGGGCGAGGGTGGCACCATCCCGTTCATGGGCATGCTGGGCGAGCGCTTCCCGGAGGCGCAGTTCCTCATCACGGGTCTGCTGGGGCCGGGCAGCAACGCGCACGGGCCCAATGAGTTCCTGCACATCCCCACGGGCAAGAAGCTGACCGCCGCGGTGGCGAGCGTCGTCGCCGACCATTTCAAGCGGTAG